The Thunnus maccoyii chromosome 9, fThuMac1.1, whole genome shotgun sequence genome includes a region encoding these proteins:
- the tars1 gene encoding threonine--tRNA ligase 1, cytoplasmic → MADQTVVEKMSELQVGGGQKGGTEGGKDGGKKKAKNAAGDSGGKTELSPAPQYIEERLTLYAKLKAEHDALMTERAAKDSRPIKVTLPDGKVVEAESWKTTPYQVACGISQGLADNTVIAKVNNGVWDLDRPLEDDCSLQLLKFDDEEAQAVYWHSSAHILGEAMERVYGGCLCYGPPIESGFYYDMFLDNNEGVSSNDFPGLETLCKKIIKEKQPFERLEIKKETLLEMFKYNKFKCRILNEKVTTPTTTVYRCGPLIDLCRGPHVRHTGKIKALKIHKNSSTYWEGKADMETLQRIYGISFPDPKMLKEWEKFQEEAKNRDHRKLGREQDLFFFHDLSPGSCFFLPKGAFIYNTLIEFIRSEYRKRGFQEVVTPNIYNSKLWQTSGHWQHYSENMFSFEAEKETFALKPMNCPGHCLMFDHRPRSWRELPIRMADFGVLHRNELSGALTGLTRVRRFQQDDAHIFCTMDQIEEEIKGCLDFLRTVYDVFGFTFKLNLSTKPEKFLGDPKVWEQAEKQLENSLNDFGEKWVLNPGDGAFYGPKIDIQIKDAIGRYHQCATIQLDFQLPIRFNLTFVSHDGDDKKRPVIIHRAILGSVERMIAILTENYGGKWPLWLSPRQVMVVPVGPTCDEYAQKVQQEFHNSGLMTDVDLDPGCTLNKKIRNAQLAQYNFILVVGEKEKTSNTVNVRTRDNKVHGERSVEECIQRLKELKSSRSRNAEEDF, encoded by the exons ATGGCTGATCAGACTGTCGTGGAGAAAATGAGCGAATTACAAGTGGGAGGAGGACAAAAG GGGGGAACTGAAGGTGGTAAAGATGGCGGCAAGAAAAAGGCCAAAAATGCTGCTGGAGACTCTGGAGGTAAAACTGAG CTATCGCCGGCACCTCAGTACATTGAGGAGCGTCTCACTTTGTACGCAAAGCTGAAAGCCGAGCACGATGCCCTGATGACTGAGAGGGCTGCAAAGGATAGCCGACCCATCAAGGTGACCCTGCCCGATGGGAAGGTGGTGGAGGCTGAGTCTTGGAAGACTACGCCATACCAGGTGGCCTGTGGAATCAG TCAAGGCCTTGCAGACAACACAGTGATTGCCAAAGTGAACAATGGTGTGTGGGATCTGGACAGACCTTTGGAAGATGACTGCAGCCTTCAGTTGCTCAAGTTTGATGATGAGGAAGCTCAAGCT GTTTACTGGCACTCCAGCGCCCACATCCTGGGTGAAGCCATGGAGAGGGTGTATGGGGGCTGTCTCTGCTATGGTCCCCCCATCGAGAGCGGCTTCTACTACGACATGTTCCTGGACAACAATGA GGGCGTATCGAGCAACGACTTCCCCGGTCTGGAGACCTTGTGCAAGAAAATCATCAAGGAGAAGCAGCCCTTTGAGAGACTTGAGATAAAAAAGGAAACTCTGCTGGAAATGTTCAAG TACAACAAGTTTAAGTGCCGCATTCTGAACGAGAAAGTCACCACTCCCACTACTACCGTTTACAG GTGTGGTCCCTTAATTGACTTGTGTCGTGGACCCCATGTgagacacactggaaaaatcAAGGCACTTAAGATCCACAAG AACTCGTCTACATACTGGGAGGGAAAGGCGGACATGGAAACCCTCCAGAGGATCTATGGAATCTCCTTCCCTGACCCCAAAATGCTGAAAGAGTGGGAGAAGTTCCAGGAAGAAGCCAAGAACAGAGATCATCGCAAACTGGGCCGG gagcaggacctcttcttcttccacgACCTGAGTCCAGGGAGCTGCTTCTTCCTGCCAAAGGGAGCCTTCATCTACAACACCCTGATTGAGTTCATCAGA AGTGAGTACAGGAAGAGAGGTTTCCAGGAGGTGGTGACTCCCAACATCTACAACAGCAAGCTGTGGCAGACCTCCGGTCACTGGCAGCACTACAGCGAGAACATGTTCTCCTTTGAGGCCGAGAAGGAGACCTTCGCACTCAAACCCATGAACTGCCCCGGACACTG TCTGATGTTTGATCACCGGCCACGCTCCTGGAGAGAGTTGCCCATTCGCATGGCCGACTTCGGCGTCCTGCACAGGAATGAGCTGTCGGGAGCCCTCACTGGCCTCACCCGTGTCCGCCGCTTCCAGCAGGACGATGCTCATATCTTCTGCACCATGGACCAG ATTGAGGAGGAGATCAAAGGCTGCCTAGACTTCCTGCGGACTGTGTATGATGTGTTTGGCTTCACTTTCAAGCTCAACCTTTCCACAAAACCAGAGAAATTCCTGGGAGACCCCAAGGTCTGGGAGCAAGCAGAGAAG caACTGGAGAACAGCTTGAATGACTTTGGAGAGAAATGGGTTCTCAACCCAGGTGACGGAGCTTTCTACGGACCAAAG ATCGACATCCAGATCAAGGATGCCATCGGCAGATACCATCAGTGTGCCACAATTCAGCTTGATTTCCAGCTACCAATCCGCTTCAACCTCACATTTGTTAG CCACGATGGTGATGACAAAAAGAGGCCGGTGATCATCCACAGAGCCATCCTGGGATCAGTAGAGAGGATGATTGCTATTCTGACTGAAAACTATGGCGGAAAATG GCCTCTGTGGCTCTCTCCTCGTCAAGTGATGGTTGTACCTGTCGGACCGACCTGTGATGAGTACGCTCAGAAG GTCCAGCAGGAATTCCACAACAGTGGCTTAATGACTGACGTGGATCTCGACCCCGGATGTACTCTGAACAAAAAGATCAGAAACGCACAGCTGGCTCAATACAACTTCATCCTGG TGGTGGGAGAAAAGGAGAAGACCAGCAACACTGTGAATGTACGCACCAGGGATAACAAAGTCCACGGCGAGCGCAGTGTGGAGGAGTGCATCCAGCGTCTGAAAGAGCTCAAGTCGTCCAGGAGTCGGAATGCCGAAGAGGATTTCTAA